Proteins found in one Flavobacterium channae genomic segment:
- a CDS encoding DEAD/DEAH box helicase, translated as MKAFLEFDLPKSLQKALDELGFVHATPIQEKSHSVILSGRDMMGIAQTGTGKTFAYLLPILKQWKFQNNESPRVVILVPTRELVVQVAEEVEKLTKYMSVRTLGIYGGVNINTQRKALAEGVDILVGTPGRVMDLGLDGVLRFDNLQKLVIDEFDEILNLGFRAQLTSILTMMRGKKQNILFSATMTEEVDEMLDEYFEFPEEVSLAPSGTPLEQIEQIVYQVPNFLTKLNLLKHLVRETEGMDRVLIFVNNKRIVELVSETLESEFPEQFGVIHSNKSQNYRLNTMAAFQAGELRGLVTTDIMARGLDISDITHVINLQFTEEPEKYMHRIGRTGRADKTGVAISLISPSEVEPKIEVELLMNTEIKELPIPEDLKIEERYLDFEKEKKKMKFLLKTPKKEGGQAFHEKKDKNKKVNLGGPGKRTPRKTESRNRAVERKRAEKKKKR; from the coding sequence ATGAAAGCATTCTTAGAATTTGATTTACCAAAGTCGTTACAAAAAGCATTAGACGAATTAGGTTTTGTTCACGCAACGCCTATTCAAGAAAAATCGCATTCTGTAATTCTTTCAGGTAGAGACATGATGGGAATTGCTCAAACCGGTACTGGTAAAACCTTTGCCTACTTATTACCTATTCTTAAGCAATGGAAATTTCAAAATAACGAATCGCCAAGAGTTGTTATTTTAGTTCCAACACGTGAATTAGTAGTTCAGGTAGCAGAAGAAGTTGAAAAGCTAACTAAATATATGAGTGTGCGTACACTTGGTATTTATGGAGGTGTTAATATTAACACACAACGAAAAGCTTTAGCTGAAGGTGTTGATATTTTAGTAGGAACTCCAGGACGTGTAATGGATTTAGGATTAGATGGCGTTTTGCGTTTCGACAATTTACAAAAATTAGTAATCGACGAATTTGACGAAATATTAAATTTAGGATTCCGTGCGCAATTGACTTCCATCTTAACCATGATGCGAGGTAAAAAACAAAATATCTTATTTTCGGCAACTATGACGGAAGAAGTGGATGAAATGTTAGACGAATATTTCGAATTTCCAGAAGAAGTTTCCTTGGCGCCAAGCGGAACTCCATTAGAGCAAATCGAACAAATTGTATATCAAGTTCCGAATTTCTTGACCAAATTGAACCTATTGAAACATTTGGTTCGTGAAACAGAAGGAATGGATCGTGTATTGATTTTCGTAAACAACAAACGTATAGTTGAATTAGTTTCCGAAACCTTAGAAAGCGAATTTCCAGAGCAATTTGGAGTCATTCACTCCAACAAATCACAAAATTATCGTTTAAATACGATGGCAGCTTTTCAAGCGGGCGAATTAAGAGGTTTGGTTACTACAGATATTATGGCGCGTGGTTTAGATATTTCCGATATTACACACGTTATCAACTTACAATTTACCGAAGAACCAGAAAAATACATGCACCGTATTGGTAGAACCGGTCGTGCTGATAAAACAGGGGTTGCCATAAGTTTAATTTCACCAAGTGAAGTGGAACCAAAAATTGAGGTAGAATTATTAATGAATACCGAAATTAAAGAACTTCCAATCCCAGAAGATTTAAAAATAGAAGAACGCTATTTAGACTTCGAAAAGGAAAAGAAAAAAATGAAGTTCTTACTTAAAACGCCAAAAAAAGAAGGCGGCCAAGCATTCCATGAAAAGAAAGACAAAAACAAAAAAGTCAACCTAGGCGGTCCAGGAAAACGTACTCCAAGAAAAACAGAATCAAGAAACCGAGCAGTCGAAAGAAAACGTGCAGAGAAGAAAAAGAAGAGATAA
- the hemN gene encoding oxygen-independent coproporphyrinogen III oxidase yields MSVSIVQKYNVPGPRYTSYPTVPYWEEEKFHLEDWKRTLLQSFKESNATEGISLYIHLPFCESLCTFCGCNKRITKRHEVEDPYITAVIKEWKLYCDLFPRKPIIKEIHLGGGTPTFFSPENLERLINGIFQYASKAEEHEFSFEGHPNNTTKQHLQTLYDLGFRRVSFGVQDYSPKVQEAIHRVQPFHNVAKVTFWAKEIGYTSIGHDLIFGLPFQTLEDVKDTIDKTKSLQPDRLAFYSYAHVPWIKGNGQRGFKDGDLPKDDEKRRLYEEGKKQLAKNGYHEIGMDHFALENDSMFTSFKEGKLHRNFMGYTASKTQLMIGLGVSSISDSWYSFAQNEKKLEDYYTHLSEDQLPVFRGHILTKEDLIIRKHILNLMCQFTTSWKDESLNFPELPTVLDSLEEMREDGLLSIIDDTITVTEKGKPFVRNICMAFDLRLIRKAPETKLFSMTI; encoded by the coding sequence ATGTCAGTCTCAATTGTACAAAAATATAACGTTCCCGGACCTCGCTATACTAGTTATCCAACTGTTCCTTATTGGGAAGAGGAAAAATTCCATTTAGAAGATTGGAAGAGAACTTTGTTACAATCTTTCAAAGAATCTAATGCTACAGAAGGTATTAGTTTATACATACACCTTCCGTTTTGTGAAAGCTTATGTACGTTTTGTGGATGTAACAAACGCATCACCAAACGCCATGAAGTTGAAGATCCATATATTACAGCTGTTATAAAAGAATGGAAATTGTATTGCGATTTATTTCCTAGAAAGCCAATTATTAAAGAAATTCATTTAGGAGGAGGAACACCAACATTCTTTTCTCCTGAAAATTTAGAACGTCTTATAAATGGCATTTTTCAATATGCATCAAAAGCAGAAGAACACGAATTTAGCTTTGAAGGTCATCCAAACAATACTACAAAACAACATCTTCAAACATTATACGATTTAGGATTTAGAAGAGTAAGTTTTGGAGTACAAGATTATTCTCCAAAAGTACAAGAAGCTATTCATAGAGTACAACCTTTTCATAATGTGGCAAAAGTAACTTTTTGGGCAAAAGAAATTGGTTATACTTCTATTGGACACGATTTGATTTTTGGATTACCTTTTCAAACGCTAGAAGATGTAAAAGACACTATCGATAAAACAAAATCATTACAACCAGACAGATTAGCATTTTACAGTTATGCACATGTGCCATGGATTAAAGGAAATGGACAACGCGGATTTAAAGACGGAGATTTACCAAAAGATGATGAAAAACGTCGATTGTATGAAGAAGGAAAAAAGCAATTGGCTAAAAACGGTTATCACGAAATAGGTATGGATCATTTTGCACTTGAAAATGATAGTATGTTCACTTCATTTAAAGAAGGCAAATTACATCGTAACTTTATGGGATATACTGCTTCAAAAACCCAATTAATGATTGGATTAGGAGTCTCTTCTATTAGTGATAGTTGGTACAGTTTTGCTCAAAATGAAAAAAAATTAGAAGATTATTACACCCATCTTTCTGAAGACCAGCTTCCAGTTTTTAGAGGTCATATATTAACAAAAGAAGATTTAATCATCAGAAAACACATTTTAAATTTAATGTGTCAATTTACTACTTCTTGGAAAGATGAATCTTTAAATTTCCCAGAATTACCAACTGTTTTAGACAGTTTAGAAGAAATGCGAGAAGATGGTTTATTATCTATTATTGATGATACTATTACTGTTACGGAAAAAGGAAAACCTTTTGTGCGCAATATTTGTATGGCATTTGATTTACGATTGATTCGAAAAGCACCAGAAACCAAGTTATTTTCAATGACAATTTAA
- the trxA gene encoding thioredoxin, whose protein sequence is MNAKFNDIINSNDLVLVDFYADWCGPCKMMSPILQDVKSNLGDAVKIIKVNVDQHQDLASHFMVRGVPTLMLFKKGKMLWRQSGVLSANDLTTIVNNHLN, encoded by the coding sequence ATGAATGCAAAATTTAATGATATAATTAATAGTAATGATTTGGTTTTAGTAGACTTTTATGCCGATTGGTGTGGACCATGTAAAATGATGTCTCCTATATTACAAGATGTAAAATCTAATTTAGGCGATGCTGTAAAAATTATAAAAGTAAATGTAGATCAACATCAAGATTTAGCTAGTCATTTTATGGTAAGAGGAGTTCCTACTTTAATGCTTTTTAAGAAAGGAAAAATGCTTTGGAGACAATCTGGCGTGTTGAGCGCAAATGATTTAACTACGATTGTTAACAATCATTTGAATTAA
- a CDS encoding rhodanese-like domain-containing protein produces MKIRVLSLLVLFLGLTSCLKNQSEGVQVLDVAKYEQKMMQPDVQLVDVRTPEEFAEGHIENAINMDINGDNFEASVANLDKEKPVMVYCKAGGRSAKAAAKLKEMGFKSISDLDGGITNWNSENKPTVK; encoded by the coding sequence ATGAAAATACGAGTTTTAAGTTTATTAGTTCTTTTTCTGGGTTTGACATCTTGTTTGAAAAATCAATCAGAAGGAGTACAAGTTTTAGATGTGGCAAAGTATGAACAAAAAATGATGCAACCTGATGTGCAGTTAGTTGATGTTCGAACACCAGAAGAATTTGCTGAAGGTCATATTGAAAACGCGATTAATATGGATATAAATGGGGATAATTTTGAAGCAAGTGTAGCCAATTTAGATAAAGAAAAACCAGTTATGGTATATTGCAAAGCAGGCGGAAGAAGTGCCAAAGCTGCTGCTAAATTAAAAGAAATGGGTTTTAAATCGATTTCTGATTTAGATGGTGGAATTACCAATTGGAATAGTGAAAATAAACCAACAGTTAAATAA
- a CDS encoding YgaP family membrane protein: protein MKKNVGTGDRFLRVMIGVIALILGLSGMLDGTLKWIVLGVGAVMIITSSVQFCPLYTLLGVNTNKEKGKK, encoded by the coding sequence ATGAAAAAAAACGTAGGTACAGGAGATCGTTTTCTTCGCGTAATGATTGGAGTAATTGCATTGATTTTAGGACTTTCTGGTATGCTAGATGGAACTTTGAAGTGGATTGTTTTAGGCGTTGGAGCTGTAATGATAATAACATCTTCTGTCCAGTTTTGTCCTTTATACACTTTATTAGGTGTTAATACCAATAAAGAAAAAGGAAAAAAATAA
- a CDS encoding tRNA-binding protein, with translation MITWHDFEKVEMRIGTIVEVNDFPKANKPAFQLTIDFGSELGIKKSSAQITKRYSKEELIGKQIIAVVNFPKKQIADFMSECLVLGSVGDGNDIVLLTSDIPVENGLRIG, from the coding sequence ATGATTACATGGCATGATTTTGAAAAGGTAGAGATGCGCATAGGAACTATAGTAGAAGTTAATGACTTTCCTAAAGCGAATAAACCTGCTTTTCAATTAACAATAGATTTTGGTTCGGAATTAGGAATTAAAAAATCTTCAGCGCAAATAACCAAACGTTATTCAAAAGAAGAATTAATTGGTAAACAAATAATCGCTGTTGTCAACTTTCCAAAAAAACAAATCGCTGATTTTATGAGTGAATGTTTGGTTTTGGGTTCAGTAGGAGATGGCAATGATATTGTTCTGCTTACTTCGGATATACCCGTTGAAAATGGGTTACGAATAGGATAA
- a CDS encoding PUR family DNA/RNA-binding protein — protein MRENDMLEKEDIFSKVLRAGRRTYFFDVRATKADDYYITITESKKFTEEDGSFHFKKHKIYLYKEDFAAFREILDEMTDFVLDQKGEEVISERHQKDFKRETYSEVNEEVKSAESFTNIDFDDI, from the coding sequence ATGAGAGAAAATGACATGTTAGAAAAAGAGGATATTTTTTCTAAAGTATTGCGTGCAGGAAGAAGAACGTATTTCTTTGATGTAAGAGCTACAAAAGCAGATGATTACTACATTACCATTACTGAAAGTAAAAAATTTACTGAAGAAGATGGTTCATTTCACTTTAAAAAACACAAAATTTATTTGTACAAAGAAGATTTCGCTGCTTTCCGTGAAATTTTAGACGAAATGACTGATTTTGTTTTAGATCAAAAAGGTGAAGAAGTAATTTCTGAAAGACACCAAAAAGATTTCAAAAGAGAAACTTACAGCGAAGTTAACGAAGAAGTAAAATCGGCTGAAAGTTTTACAAATATTGATTTTGATGATATTTAA
- a CDS encoding ABC transporter ATP-binding protein codes for MKELQYLNKYFVKYKYRFLLGIFITIVAQIFSLFTPELIGNSIKVIEDYVKSADGDLLSFKKTLFHNILLILGTTIIAGFFTFLMRQTLIVMSRYVEFDLKNEIFNHYQTLSQSFYKRNRTGDLMNRISEDVSKVRMYVGPAVMYSLNTLMRFTIVVIYMYNISPKLTLYSLLPLPLLSYSIFKISSMIHKKSGEFQKNLSTLSSFTQEIFSGIRVIKAYAIESKKQKEFNDLSTESKTKAMDLALVNSLFGPLMILLIGLSNLVVVYVGGSMYINNDPEIASIGVIAQFILYINMLTWPVASLGWVSSLVQEAEASQKRINEFLKEKPEIKNTVSAHTTIDGAIKFNNVSFEYEDTKIKALENISFEVKKGKTLAILGKTGSGKSTLLTLISRLYDTNHGTVFIDNKDVKDLNLFDLRNQISVVPQDAFLFSDSIKNNIKFGNENATEEEVMEAAKKAVVHDNIMAFNHQYETILGERGITLSGGQKQRVSIARALIKNAPILLLDDCLSAVDTETEETILNNLLEYCKDKTTIIVSHRVSSAKNADWILILDEGKIKEQGTHSQLLEQNGYYKELFLKQLSEKDFD; via the coding sequence ATGAAAGAATTACAATATTTAAACAAATACTTTGTCAAATACAAATATCGTTTCCTACTCGGAATTTTCATTACAATTGTAGCGCAAATCTTCTCTTTATTTACTCCAGAGTTAATTGGAAACTCTATAAAAGTGATTGAAGATTACGTAAAAAGCGCTGATGGTGACTTACTTAGCTTCAAAAAAACACTTTTTCACAATATTTTACTGATTTTAGGCACCACTATTATTGCAGGATTTTTCACCTTCTTAATGCGTCAAACACTAATTGTTATGTCACGTTATGTTGAGTTTGATTTGAAAAACGAAATCTTCAATCATTACCAAACTTTATCACAAAGTTTTTACAAACGTAATCGCACAGGAGATTTGATGAATAGAATAAGTGAAGACGTTAGTAAAGTAAGAATGTATGTAGGACCAGCGGTGATGTATTCTTTGAATACCTTAATGCGTTTTACAATTGTAGTGATTTACATGTACAACATTTCGCCAAAACTTACTTTATATTCATTATTGCCCTTGCCTCTTTTATCGTATAGCATTTTCAAAATAAGCTCTATGATTCACAAGAAAAGTGGTGAATTTCAGAAAAACCTATCAACGCTTTCAAGTTTTACTCAAGAAATTTTTTCCGGAATACGCGTTATTAAAGCTTATGCCATCGAATCTAAAAAGCAAAAAGAGTTTAATGATTTAAGCACAGAAAGCAAAACTAAAGCAATGGATTTGGCTTTGGTAAATTCACTTTTTGGACCATTAATGATTTTACTAATTGGATTGAGTAACTTGGTTGTGGTATATGTTGGTGGTTCTATGTACATAAACAACGATCCTGAAATAGCTAGTATTGGAGTTATTGCCCAATTCATTTTATACATTAATATGTTAACTTGGCCAGTAGCTTCATTAGGTTGGGTTTCTTCATTAGTACAAGAAGCAGAAGCATCACAAAAACGTATCAATGAATTTTTAAAAGAAAAACCTGAAATTAAAAATACTGTAAGTGCTCATACTACAATAGATGGTGCAATTAAATTTAACAACGTTTCATTTGAATACGAAGACACTAAAATAAAAGCATTAGAAAATATCTCATTTGAAGTTAAAAAAGGAAAAACATTAGCTATTTTAGGAAAAACAGGTTCTGGAAAATCAACACTTCTAACATTAATTAGCAGACTTTACGATACAAATCATGGAACTGTTTTTATTGATAATAAAGATGTTAAAGACTTAAATTTATTTGATTTAAGAAACCAAATAAGTGTTGTTCCACAAGATGCCTTTCTGTTTTCGGATAGTATAAAAAACAATATTAAGTTTGGAAATGAAAATGCAACAGAGGAAGAAGTAATGGAAGCTGCAAAAAAAGCTGTAGTTCATGATAACATTATGGCTTTTAATCATCAATACGAAACTATATTAGGAGAAAGAGGAATTACACTTTCGGGTGGTCAAAAACAGCGCGTTTCTATTGCACGAGCTTTAATTAAAAATGCTCCTATCCTACTTTTAGATGATTGTTTGAGTGCTGTAGATACCGAAACTGAAGAAACCATTCTAAATAATTTGCTAGAATATTGCAAAGACAAAACAACTATAATTGTTAGTCATAGAGTTTCATCTGCAAAAAATGCCGATTGGATTTTAATTTTAGATGAAGGAAAAATTAAGGAGCAAGGCACTCATTCTCAACTATTAGAACAAAATGGTTATTACAAAGAACTGTTTTTAAAACAACTTTCGGAAAAAGATTTTGATTAA
- a CDS encoding Glu/Leu/Phe/Val dehydrogenase dimerization domain-containing protein — MTAELLKANELHKVDPVFGQVSFDGHEQVVFCHDKDTGLKAIIGVHNTVLGPALGGTRMWNYTNEWEALNDVLRLSRGMTFKNSISGLNLGGGKAVIIGDAKTQKTPELMRRFGQFVDSLSGKYITAEDVGMETKDMDTVNEVTKHVAGISVERGGSGNPSPVTAYGVFMGMKAAAKYKFGSDNLEGKSVLVQGIGHVGEVLVQHLTESGAIVTITDINEDRVHQVGAKYGAKIFTGKDLYSADVDIYAPCALGATINDVTIDNIKASIIAGAANNQLANEAIHGKILKEKGILYAPDFLINAGGVINVYSELVKWTNAQVMEKTENIYNTALEIFKFADDNNITTHQAAFSMAQKRIDDAKNELKK; from the coding sequence ATGACAGCAGAATTATTAAAAGCAAATGAGCTTCATAAAGTAGATCCAGTTTTTGGTCAAGTATCTTTTGATGGTCATGAACAAGTTGTATTTTGTCACGACAAAGATACAGGATTAAAAGCAATTATCGGAGTTCATAACACAGTTTTAGGACCTGCTTTAGGAGGAACTAGAATGTGGAATTATACAAATGAATGGGAAGCATTGAACGATGTTTTACGTTTGTCTAGAGGAATGACTTTCAAAAACTCTATTTCTGGATTAAATTTAGGTGGAGGTAAAGCCGTAATTATTGGTGATGCTAAAACTCAAAAAACTCCTGAATTAATGCGTCGTTTCGGACAATTTGTAGATTCTTTATCTGGAAAATATATCACTGCAGAAGATGTTGGGATGGAAACTAAAGATATGGATACTGTAAACGAAGTTACAAAACACGTAGCGGGTATTTCAGTTGAAAGAGGTGGTTCTGGTAACCCTTCTCCTGTTACTGCTTATGGTGTTTTCATGGGAATGAAAGCAGCTGCTAAATACAAATTTGGTTCTGATAACTTAGAAGGTAAAAGTGTTTTAGTACAAGGTATTGGTCACGTAGGTGAAGTTTTAGTGCAACACTTAACAGAAAGTGGTGCAATTGTTACTATTACAGATATCAATGAAGATAGAGTTCACCAAGTAGGAGCTAAATACGGAGCTAAAATTTTTACAGGTAAAGATTTATATAGTGCTGATGTAGATATTTATGCACCTTGTGCTTTAGGAGCAACAATTAATGATGTAACTATCGATAACATCAAAGCTTCAATTATTGCTGGTGCTGCTAATAACCAATTAGCAAACGAGGCAATACATGGAAAAATCTTAAAAGAAAAAGGAATTTTATATGCTCCTGATTTCTTAATTAATGCTGGAGGTGTTATTAATGTATATTCTGAATTGGTAAAATGGACTAATGCTCAGGTTATGGAGAAAACAGAAAACATCTATAACACAGCTTTAGAAATTTTCAAATTTGCTGATGACAATAATATCACAACACATCAAGCAGCTTTTTCTATGGCTCAAAAACGTATTGATGATGCAAAAAATGAATTAAAGAAGTAA
- the nusB gene encoding transcription antitermination factor NusB produces the protein MQSIYSMHQHQSDNLDKEEKFIFQSIENTQNLYLLLLSALIEIKKKEEEYIDLASKKHLATKEERNPNLKFVNNKILVLLAESEALETALDDNDINNWKLNDDIILSLIDTIKESELYKDYMSNAKSSFDDDKYFIVNLYTEVIAPSDRLYDYLEDYKLTWVDDLPGINTLIVKQLKQLKSESDTLIVPKVYKDSDDKEFVKNLFRKTVLNEVELSKEYIDKTPNWDVERIAEIDTIILKMAICELLKFPSIPTKVTINEYLEIAKEYSTPKSSIFINGILDNLVKEFSRDGKLNKAGRGLL, from the coding sequence ATGCAAAGTATTTATTCGATGCATCAACATCAGTCTGATAATTTGGATAAAGAAGAAAAATTTATTTTCCAAAGTATCGAGAATACTCAAAACTTATATCTTTTATTACTTTCAGCCCTTATTGAAATAAAAAAGAAAGAAGAGGAATACATTGATTTAGCTTCAAAAAAACACTTAGCTACTAAAGAAGAACGAAATCCTAATTTAAAATTCGTAAACAATAAAATTCTTGTTTTATTAGCAGAATCAGAAGCTTTAGAAACAGCTTTAGATGATAATGATATTAATAATTGGAAATTAAACGATGATATTATTTTAAGTTTAATTGATACAATTAAAGAAAGCGAATTGTATAAGGATTATATGTCAAATGCTAAATCTAGTTTTGACGATGACAAATATTTCATTGTAAATTTATATACTGAAGTTATTGCTCCAAGTGATCGTTTGTATGATTATTTAGAAGATTATAAATTAACTTGGGTTGATGATTTACCAGGAATCAATACATTAATCGTAAAACAGCTAAAACAATTAAAATCGGAAAGTGATACTTTAATTGTTCCTAAAGTTTACAAAGATTCAGATGATAAAGAGTTTGTGAAGAACTTGTTTAGAAAAACGGTTTTAAACGAAGTTGAATTATCAAAAGAATATATAGATAAAACACCTAACTGGGATGTGGAGCGTATTGCAGAAATAGACACTATTATTTTAAAAATGGCTATTTGCGAATTGTTAAAATTCCCTTCAATTCCAACTAAAGTAACAATTAACGAATATTTAGAAATTGCAAAAGAGTATTCTACGCCAAAAAGTAGTATTTTTATCAACGGAATTTTGGACAACTTGGTAAAAGAGTTTAGCCGAGATGGAAAATTAAATAAAGCGGGTAGAGGTTTATTATAA
- a CDS encoding DUF1573 domain-containing protein, whose amino-acid sequence MIRKSVGLLTLSLMVLATACKQESAADKITDADMKAIQEANAIAGKVAKIELDKEVHDFGTIKEGDIVETEFIVKNVGDSDLLIHDAKGSCGCTVPLPPKEPIKSGDSAPIKVSFDSKNKPGQQEKTVTLTTNTANGHETFKIKANVTPAAK is encoded by the coding sequence ATGATAAGAAAGTCAGTTGGGTTATTAACCCTTTCATTAATGGTATTAGCAACAGCTTGTAAACAAGAAAGTGCAGCAGACAAAATTACAGATGCTGATATGAAAGCTATTCAAGAAGCTAATGCAATTGCAGGTAAAGTTGCAAAAATAGAGTTAGATAAAGAAGTTCATGATTTTGGAACTATTAAAGAAGGTGATATTGTAGAAACCGAATTTATTGTGAAAAATGTTGGTGATTCTGATTTATTAATTCATGATGCAAAAGGAAGTTGCGGTTGTACAGTTCCATTGCCTCCAAAAGAACCAATTAAGTCAGGTGATTCTGCACCAATAAAAGTATCTTTTGATTCAAAAAACAAGCCAGGGCAGCAAGAAAAAACAGTTACTTTAACTACTAATACTGCTAATGGACACGAGACGTTTAAGATTAAAGCCAATGTAACACCAGCTGCTAAATAG
- the yajC gene encoding preprotein translocase subunit YajC, whose protein sequence is MNPSLAIQVVLMIAVFYFLLIRPQQQRAKKEKAFETGLKVGDRIITKAGIHGKIAEMNEDTIVVETMAGKIKMEKSAISMEMSAKLAAK, encoded by the coding sequence ATGAATCCAAGTTTAGCAATACAAGTTGTATTAATGATTGCCGTGTTTTATTTTTTATTAATAAGACCACAACAACAAAGAGCCAAAAAAGAAAAAGCATTTGAAACCGGATTAAAAGTTGGGGATAGAATTATCACAAAAGCTGGAATTCATGGTAAGATTGCAGAAATGAATGAGGACACAATTGTTGTAGAGACTATGGCAGGAAAAATTAAAATGGAAAAATCTGCTATTTCAATGGAAATGAGTGCTAAATTAGCTGCAAAATAA
- a CDS encoding YdeI/OmpD-associated family protein → MEKENKWNKTNQWSEELDKLHAIIRKTPLIKTVKWGGPVYTYNNKNVVGLGGFKSYFGIWFYNGVFLKDEKKLLINANEENTKSLRQMRFNSINEIDEKLILSYINEAIEIEDKGLFIPKEKKETIIPTILEVELDKNSMLKEKFNSFTPYKQREFIEHINSAKQEKTQIARLEKILPLILEGKGLNDKYR, encoded by the coding sequence ATGGAAAAAGAAAATAAATGGAATAAAACCAATCAATGGAGTGAAGAATTGGATAAATTACATGCAATTATTCGAAAAACACCTTTAATTAAAACTGTAAAATGGGGTGGTCCTGTTTATACCTACAATAATAAAAATGTTGTAGGATTGGGTGGTTTTAAATCCTATTTCGGAATTTGGTTTTATAATGGTGTTTTCCTTAAAGATGAAAAAAAATTGCTTATCAATGCCAATGAAGAAAATACAAAATCATTGCGCCAAATGCGATTTAATTCTATTAATGAGATAGATGAGAAATTGATTTTATCTTATATTAATGAAGCAATAGAAATTGAAGACAAAGGTTTGTTTATTCCTAAAGAAAAGAAAGAGACTATTATTCCAACTATTCTTGAAGTAGAGTTAGATAAAAATTCAATGCTAAAAGAAAAATTCAATTCGTTTACACCCTATAAACAAAGAGAATTCATAGAGCACATTAATTCTGCAAAGCAAGAGAAAACGCAAATAGCTCGATTAGAAAAAATTCTCCCGTTGATATTAGAAGGTAAAGGATTAAATGATAAATACCGATAG